CAGAGCATCTCCTTGGGAACGGCCTTGGTGGCAGGCAGGAACCGGGTGCCGAGACCGGCGACGGGAAGGACTGCTTTGCGAATTCGCTTCATTGATTGAGCCATGATTGAGCATCAAGAGGGAAGGGTAATCTAAGTCAGGATGGGGAAAAGGGAACCGATAACTGTCAAGCTTCGGCACCTTCCAACGCGGCAGCGCCTCTGAGGTTTCACTGTTGCGGCGCCATCGTGTAGCTCCCGACCTGAATCAGAGCTGAAGTCTTATGGTTAAGCTGCCAACCATGACGGTTTTGCGGAGGCGAACCGGCCGGACGATCCGGCGAGGGTACATAAGGACGCACTCCCAACACGGATAGCTATCAACCGGCTGTTAACCTGCTTAGTGTCGCATGGCAGGGCAGATCTGTCCTGTTCCGTGAGCGACTCCCATGCGCCAGCCGCTTTCCGTCGTGCGCCGCCTTTCCGGCGCACTCCTTCTCGGTCTGAGCCTCACCGTCGGTGCAGGCGGCAGCATTTCGCCCGTGCAGGCGCAGGAAACGTCCCAGGCCGGGTTCCAGCGCTTCGTGCAGGGTCTCTGGCCCGCCGCCAAGGCGCGGGGCGTGTCGCGTGGGACCTTCGAGGAGGCATTCCGGGGTGTCGAGCCCGACGCCAAGATCATCGCGCTCACGAAAAAGCAGTCAGAATTCGTCCGTCCTATCTGGGATTACATCGACGGAGCCATCTCGGCCCAGCGCCTGAAGCGCGGCCAGGACATGGCGGCCGAATGGTCGAAGACCCTCGCCGCCGTCGAGCGGACCTATGGGGTTCCGCGCTCCGTGGTGCTCGGCGTCTGGGGCATGGAAACCAATTTCGGCAGCTTCACAGGGTCGATCTATACGGTCCGGGCGCTGGCGACCCTGGCCTATACGGGCTACCGGGGCGAGTTTTTCCGCGAGGAGCTGCTCACCGCGCTCCAGATCCTGGAAGGCGAGCATATCGACCGCTCCAAGATGCTGGGATCCTGGGCCGGGGCCATGGGCCAGACCCAGTTCATGCCCTCGAGCTTCATGAAATACGCCGTCGACGGCAACCGGGACGGGGTCCGGGACATCTGGTCCTCCGTGCCCGACGCCCTGGCGTCCACGGCCAATTACCTGCGCCAGCACGGCTGGGACCCGGGCCTGCCCTGGGGCTTCGAAGTGGCCCTGCCGCGCGGCTTCGATTACCGGCATCTCAGGCAGGATTTCGCCCGCTGG
This region of Microvirga mediterraneensis genomic DNA includes:
- a CDS encoding lytic murein transglycosylase; amino-acid sequence: MRQPLSVVRRLSGALLLGLSLTVGAGGSISPVQAQETSQAGFQRFVQGLWPAAKARGVSRGTFEEAFRGVEPDAKIIALTKKQSEFVRPIWDYIDGAISAQRLKRGQDMAAEWSKTLAAVERTYGVPRSVVLGVWGMETNFGSFTGSIYTVRALATLAYTGYRGEFFREELLTALQILEGEHIDRSKMLGSWAGAMGQTQFMPSSFMKYAVDGNRDGVRDIWSSVPDALASTANYLRQHGWDPGLPWGFEVALPRGFDYRHLRQDFARWQAVGVRRADGKAMPRTGEATLFLPGGAGGPAFLVTRNYDVIKAYNSSDAYAMGVAHLGDRVLGGMPIQGAWPKDQPMLSKDHSQELQERLARLGLYEGDADGKLGSKTREAVRNFQLRRGLIPDGYADYAVLRELRTTR